A window from Balearica regulorum gibbericeps isolate bBalReg1 chromosome 1, bBalReg1.pri, whole genome shotgun sequence encodes these proteins:
- the MAB21L1 gene encoding putative nucleotidyltransferase MAB21L1: MIAAQAKLVYHLNKYYNEKCQARKAAIAKTIREVCKVVSDVLKEVEVQEPRFISSLNEMDNRYEGLEVISPTEFEVVLYLNQMGVFNFVDDGSLPGCAVLKLSDGRKRSMSLWVEFITASGYLSARKIRSRFQTLVAQAVDKCSYRDVVKMVADTSEVKLRIRDRYVVQITPAFKCTGIWPRSAAHWPLPHIPWPGPNRVAEVKAEGFNLLSKECHSLAGKQSSAESDAWVLQFAEAENRLQMGGCRKKCLSILKTLRDRHLELPGQPLNNYHMKTLVSYECEKHPRESDWDESCLGDRLNGILLQLISCLQCRRCPHYFLPNLDLFQGKPHSALENAAKQTWRLAREILTNPKSLEKL, translated from the coding sequence ATGATCGCGGCCCAGGCCAAGCTGGTGTACCATCTGAATAAATACTACAACGAGAAATGCCAAGCCAGGAAAGCTGCCATCGCCAAAACGATCCGAGAAGTCTGCAAAGTGGTGTCGGACGTGCTGAAAGAGGTGGAGGTGCAGGAGCCTCGCTTCATCAGTTCCTTGAACGAGATGGACAATCGCTACGAGGGGTTGGAAGTCATCTCCCCCACGGAGTTTGAAGTCGTGCTGTATCTGAACCAAATGGGGGTTTTCAACTTCGTGGACGACGGCTCCTTGCCGGGCTGCGCTGTGTTAAAGTTAAGCGACGGGCGCAAGAGGAGTATGTCCCTCTGGGTGGAGTTCATCACGGCGTCTGGCTACCTCTCCGCTCGCAAAATCCGGTCCAGATTTCAGACTCTGGTGGCTCAAGCCGTGGATAAGTGCAGTTACAGAGACGTGGTAAAGATGGTGGCGGACACCAGCGAAGTGAAGCTGAGAATCAGGGATAGGTACGTCGTGCAGATCACTCCGGCGTTCAAATGCACGGGGATCTGGCCGCGGAGTGCTGCCCACTGGCCGCTTCCCCACATCCCCTGGCCGGGACCCAACAGGGTGGCGGAGGTCAAGGCGGAAGGCTTCAACCTCTTATCCAAGGAATGCCACTCTCTGGCCGGCAAGCAGAGCTCGGCCGAGAGCGATGCCTGGGTGCTGCAGTTCGCGGAAGCCGAGAACAGACTGCAGATGGGCGGCTGCAGGAAGAAATGCCTCTCTATCCTCAAAACCTTACGGGACCGTCACCTGGAGCTGCCGGGCCAGCCCCTGAATAATTATCACATGAAGACTCTGGTTTCCTACGAATGCGAAAAGCATCCCCGCGAATCGGACTGGGACGAGTCGTGCCTGGGGGACCGGCTCAACGGGATTTTACTGCAGCTCATCTCCTGCCTCCAGTGCAGGAGGTGCCCGCATTACTTCTTGCCCAACTTAGACCTTTTTCAGGGCAAACCTCACTCGGCCCTGGAAAACGCGGCCAAACAAACGTGGCGACTGGCTAGGGAAATACTTACCAACCCGAAAAGTTTGGAGAAACTTTAG